From the genome of Phoenix dactylifera cultivar Barhee BC4 chromosome 17, palm_55x_up_171113_PBpolish2nd_filt_p, whole genome shotgun sequence:
TTTATCACAACTTATTTTTTGCTTCATCTGTGACTATAGTTGCtgagattagaatttcttatgtTTTTGAAGTAAGCATGTTATATTAGAAGCtgacaactctctctctctctctctctctctctctctctctctatatatatatatatatatatatatatatatatatatatatatatttatctgGCTGAAAGCTGACAACTCTTTATCACTTTAATGTTTTGCTGTAATCTGCAGCTGATGCAGGGGAACATCTGGGCAGTTCCAAATTCTCAAGGACATCCAGAAATGATGACACTAGTTCTTCGGTTCCAACTGCAGCCCATTATGCCGAACTCTGAATTAAGAGGATCTCCCAAGCACCATCTACCTACTTCCTCTGTGCTTAAAGGTCTCAAAGTCTTAGTGACCGACGATGATGGTGTCAATAGAGTTGTGACACAGAAGCTCCTCGAGAAATTGGGTTGTTGTGTCTCATCAGTTTCCTCTGGGACTCAATGCCTGAGATCTCTAGGCACCTCTGGGACACCTTTCCAACTTGTTATTCTGGAAATCTACATGCCCGACATGAATGGCTTTGAGGTGGCCAAGAGAATTCAGAAGTTCAGGAGTGGGTGCTGGCCTCTGATTGTGGCTTTAACAGCAAGCGTTGAGGAAGATATGTGGGAGAAATGTGTGCAGGTGGGAATGAGTGGCCTGATTCAGAAACCAGTTTTGCTACATGTATTAAAAGAAGAGCTCTTCAGAGTCCTTCAGAATACATAGAATTAGATGGATCACTATTCTTTACTGAGGTACTTAAGTTGATTGCAGTGTGGTGCTACTGAATTTCATCCTTCAAATTTGGTTCACCAGATATGGTGATACTTACACTGTCCTATACTAGATACTTATACCCAGAAATTAGATAATGAAGTTGGAATCAGCCATAAAGAAAAAGATCCTAAACTTAAAATTGAGCATCAAATGCATATATCTAATCCATTCATTTACTGACTTTTCATTGCATTTCTTAAGAGGAGCAAAAAGATGCATTTGTCGAATGGTtctatggcatccatgtcaatgtTTTCAGTGCCCCAAGTTCTTCGTACAACAGAGGGCTCTCCACCAGGATGACATAGGCAGTTGACCTATGTGAATGCAGTTCATCTTTATGCTTGAGAGATTTAGGTTCAAACACTCTATTAGGCATCAACTTTGAAATCTTATTGGTTCGTGGCTGGTTAAAACTCAGATTTCATATAAGTTACTTTTATATCCTGGTCTCTTCACATTAAATAATGATCACTGATCAGAGATGAGCAGGCATTTTCTCATCTTTAGGATTGAATTGGCTTTTGGAAATAGTGCCTCTCATTGATTCTGTGGTACTGTGTCACGAAAATAGCATCTAATCTTACTTATCCTTGCCCATCAGAATATGGTACTCTTTCGAAACATCCATGGATACTGCATTTGATCTTAAGCCGAAAGGCCAAGAAAGATATAGACCTCTAGAGGCATCACTAATACAAGGCTACAATTTCTATCGGTACTGTTCACTTTTTTGTACAGGGGTTTCAGCCATTAGCATCCAGTGGATTTAAGAAGCATTGAGCGGGTATCCAGTAATTGGCAATGCATATTTCAGCAAAATTGGGGCAGCTGTAGGGACAGAGAACCCAAGGAAGAGGTTGGTCTGGGAAGCAAGTGACAATAGCATGATTTGGTCCTAAGTCAATAAAACAGTCAGATGTGGTGATATCCTGCGAAGGATTCTTTCTGACAGGTTTTTCCATTGGTTGGGAGTTGGGACAATAATGTTGACTGGCCTGAGTAGAACCCATCTTGTATAGAGCCCTCTACTGCAGGCTTGCAGTGAAGCCATCTTTGGTGTGACTTTGGAAACACAAGCAGAAAGGAGGCTTTTCTCTTATTTCTGCTATTAACCTCATTTTGTAATCTGAATGTCTCTTCTTCCTTTTATCACTGTTAGGCAAGAAGAAGCATTTTTGGCATTAATCTTATATTTGCATGTACTTGCATTTGATCTAAGCTGTAACTTACGCTGATATACAATAAATGTGGTTGCCAGAAACTGGTCGAagtgggggaaaaaaaaagatttccaGAAAGTTATGCTTGTGGAATGTAAAACTCTCAATGGGTAAGACCCTACGATATCAGATACTTGGTTGTCCAAAAgctgttttgaaatttctgcTACGTGGTCTGTAACTCTTTGCAACTGAAGAGGACATAAAAGCACTTCCACCAAATTCTTGTATTCGGTTGCTCTAGAATTGATTGGATTTTGTCACCTCCCAACTGTTGTgattatcttcttctttgtAAACGAGAGCCAAGTCTCGCTGCATGTCCATGTAAATACTAAATTGAAATGTTTAGCTATATGTAGCACAGCAGAATTGCcaaaagggcaaaagattatagTTGTTGTTTCTTTGCAAGGATCCTTCGGTTGCTGAGAACCTCAAAATTgagaagatgatagcaagtgaGCCGGTGACTCCAGTTGCTTGGTTGGCAGCTAATTAATCATTAGTCCTTCAAACTGCTAGTGGTGTCGAGATTCTAATCTTACGCATCAAAAATCCAAAAAACAAGCAAAAGAAAATTGTATGGATGATGTCGTCCCCAACTGCTCAGCTTGTTGACCGAGAGGTTTAATCTCTTGGGCAGCAAATAATGTgctgaaagaggagaagaaaaaacgaAAAAGATTCCAAGCCAAGATGCATAGCTCGGAACACCGTGGAGTACAAGATTCTCTCCAGCTGTAGAacaccggtttgagtctaaattTATATACTCTATTCTATATATTTCTTGTAAAGCCAAGAGAAGAGAATAATTAAGTATTCTAGAGATTAGGTATATTGGAAGCTAGGGTTTGTGAGGAAATTTTTTACTCTGTAatcttattatattttttatttttataaggtGAAAGAGCCATACTATTCTAGTATGAACATATTCaacaaaattgaaaaataaaatatcataaagagGGAAAGAAATAATTTATCCAACAAATTTTGCCCGAGTGTTCCACCGCATAAGAGGTGATCCAAATCTCCAGTTTTTACAGTGAATATTTGCATCATTTCTGCTCTTTAATGTAAGCCAATAGATCGAAGCACATAAATattatatacttttattttttttcttatttttttttttgtttcgttATTCTCCTTGCCTATTATAACACATACAAATAGTATTAACCTTTTAAGTTTGTGGTATTTTTGTTAGTTGATCTAAGTCTATCATGATATAAAATATGGATGTGTTGCATGTCCGAATTGGCCACAAGGAATTAATATCAGCAGAAATAAGTCTCAAAACATTTGGCCATCCAAGTAGCAGTTCCATATCCATTGTTTTAGTCTCAAGTTGAACCTACTGTTGTCATCCTTACAcgccccacacacacacacagagagagagagagagagagagagagagagagagagagagagagagagagagagagctgaaCCACCCGGTgccgaggaaaaaaaaaacaatatgggGGGAGAAATTATATCCAATCTGTGCACGTCATCAATCACAGTCATCCATTTTTATAAACTTCATTCATAGAGCACTCATCTTGGTGCATTGCTAAAAAGCAAAGGGTCGTGACTGGGGCATGTATAGCCACGTGGTTCACGCGGTGcgagatattatttttttatgagtCATTTGGGTAAGAATTTTCAAAGTTCAATAATCACAAACGAGCGAAACAAACTCAATCCAAACCCTATCTCTCGAAGGTTAAAAAGATCTGCGAGAATCCCTCAAACCTATCGGTTCTCAACATTCCCACATTAAGTCCATTCTCGTAAGTCATGCCCAATGAGCCCAAGATAGTGCTCAGTGAGAATTTCGTGAGAAACTAGTGGAATCAGTTGAGAAAGAAAGCTGTTTTGAGAGGATGGCTAGTAGGAAGCTCTTCTCCAAGATCCATTCCAATAAGGAAGTCACGAGATGCCCATTAACTTCTGTGTCTCTTAGCACTGATACCTGCTCCATAAAGGGACCAAAACCACTTGCAAATTAATTAGAAGGGAGAGGTTTAGATGTTTGAGCCCAGATTTGGGCTCTCGATAAGTGGCTATGAAGTCGTTTGACTTTGGTTGCACGTGGCCAGATTGGCATTCTGCCAACTCCTGGCCGTTGGGCTCCACGCCCAAGTCGCATTCGGTCTTGGACACGAGATCTAGAGAGGGAATGCCGTGGCCAGTGGAAGATTCGGCACTCCACTTGGCCCATTTGTAATCTAAAGTAGATAATAGATTATTTGAGTACTTGGGTGTATGTTATGACACGCTAGCTTTAGCACATGGGAACGTCCACGAGAAGGGAACATGTCTAGGTTCCtactccaaaaaaaagaaagaaaagaaactatGTCTAGGTCCCACATGAAATGGTGTACTTCACCTGTCTGTGCAGTGGATTCATTTACTTCCATCAGTGATGAACTTATATTTGTTCTGAAATTGATAGTTGAAGTTGTATtcatttacttttatttttgtttttttttttaaaaattactatttctaaaaaaataaatttatcaaACTACTTATATTGTATCCACTGTTATCTATGATGCCTTTATTACAATCGCCACTGCTACTATTATTACTATTGTTACCTCCATCTCCACCGGTATCATCACTGTCGTTGCTACTATCACTACCATTCCCGCCTCAATCATACCATTACTACTTCATTATTGATCTCGTTATACTATCGTCGTTGTCACCGCCACCATTACCACCATTTTCTCCACCTTATTACTGTAGCTATCGTCGTCACTTTTGTTATATCACCACCAGATTTGATTTGCCACCAACACTACTGTTAACTCCCCTGTCTCCATTCTAACTAGAACCATCTCCACCACTATTACAACACTTGTTAGAAAAATAATTGTCTATATTAAACTTATATATAGCAAgttaaaaaggaaacaaaattattatttttgtttctaaaaataggaagaaaagaaagtgatGCGAAACGATACCCAAATCTTGCATCAAATTATAACAAGTTACTTTTGTCAATAAAAAGGTTACTAAGCAATGGGTTACACAATAGTGGATAGCCCTTCTTTAAATGCTCCCAATCCTCCAAAGTCTGATTTATGCCAACGAAAATATTGCCCATCTAGCCTTCATCCTCATCAAGATTCTTCAGCTGAGAAATGTAGCTTGTTCACATTGGACATTCCTTCTCCATTAGATTTGCCTGATATTTGTAGGCTGCATGGCCCGCAGGCCCGGTCATCTCAATCCATTTTTAATTATAGCTTCTTGTATGTATGCTTGTGggtaaatctctctctctctctctctctctctcgattagAACCAAGAGCCAAACCACTTTCATGTGGGTAGTAGTAATGCCATCATAGATGGTAGTGTATTTTGTAGGTaggtaagaaaaaagaaatgccATTTGATCTAACGATTGGGCTAAAAAGATGCTCAAAATACCTCCTTCTAACTCTTTGCCCAGCCCGAGTTTAGCCCAAACTGGGCTCAGAAACTTTAGGGCTACTTTGTGTTGCTCATGTTGGGCTGCCTGTGGGCCATGCTAAGCCTAGAAAAGGTTCATGTTAGTACCTTGGTTTCAAACAACGAATGATGACTATTCCAAACACTTCACACAAAATGAATATTTAAATTCTACATAAGAAAACAAAAGCAATGACTTCTTCGATCTAGTTGTCCCTTAGACATCTTCTTTAGAGCCTGAAATAATCAAACCCCTTCTATCTTCTTAGCCCCTCAGTTTTGAAATTCTGCAATCTTGAAATCTTTGGATTTGACCTAGGTTACATGCAAAGTGGAAAAAACCATCTAAATGTTTATACTTCCATATATAAGGTATTCATTGTCTTCATTTAACGGTCAGTACAAGTTTTCCTTCAGGTAGAAAAAGTTGCTACCAAGTCATTGTGCAATACATACCCACGAGGGAAGACTACTACATTTTGCCCATAACTTTGAACAATGCTAGTGCCCAAGAACTAAATATAATTATGCTTCAAGTTCAACATTCTATTGGCAAATTCTTACAAGATGAGCTTTATTAGGTGTTGGAAGAATTTTGTCAAGTAACCTATTTGCATCTTTCAAGTGTCAAATTATATGGGAAAATGGTACAGTGGACGTACGTGAATAACCAATTGATCACTGAAAACACTAACCTGTAATTAGTTCATTATGTAAAAATTAGCAAATCTTCAACACCAATACATCATAAAACTCTAATTTGAGGCGTGACTTTTGGAGGTTTCAGGTAATGAAAAAAAGCCTCCCATATGGGATTTTTGATTCCACAAAAATGGAGTACATGCATATAGTTCTTTGTTCCCTTTTATTCTAACTCTCTCTACCCATTATATAAAGCAATTTAGATTACATAATCGATCGGCATGGATAGAAATTTAGTTGTCCAATTGGAAATTGCACCTTTGTGATCACCTGTGTAGGACATCGGCAACCCGGTGACAGATGATCACTTGGTCATGAAATCATCTCAAAGAAGACCGACATTAAACATTCTCTACATGCCTTATGTGAGATCTGGGTTACGTAGTCAAAGCAATACTCCTTACCCTCCAAGAAATACACTAATAATCTATCAGCTGACGAAATTTGGTGTTACAGCGCACCTTCTCAATAGAGAAAGAAAGTAATGTGATGCAAcccaagcttttcttttattattcaatCACTCACTTTCACTGTTCTGACAATTTTGAACATACCAAGCAGTATTTGAGGGCAAATCTTGATATCGTCCAAGTCAATAGATTTGATTGACACTCTCAGCCTAGGGATTTTATTTTGACAAACAGATGCACCTATTTCATTGATATTCGCTAATAATTTGTTATTAATTTGTAATCAATGAGAAGAAATTGGCAATTTGTTGCTATTTTTATTGCTTTTGGAGGATACAACTAATGCATCTTTGAGAAGCCTAGCTGACCAAAAATATCTTATTTGGAGTGTCCCATGGTTCCCCAAGTGCCAGCCGCAGAGAAGCATGCCATCAAGTAGAGCGCTATATGCCGCTAACCACTCACTCGCCAGCCGCTCGCTCGCCTGCTCTATTGGAAGCCTGACCCCTTCTTCTATGTTATCTACAATCTCGTTCCTCGATTAAATAAATGTAAGAACTTGTTTGGTATTTTTGCGCTCTTTGGAGGATGGATTGACTAAAGATAcatcgaagaaaaaaaaaaatctctaaacataaaaaaaaatttcaaacaaaTGCATGTCTCAACATTGTAGGCCCCTTGTAAGTCTCCTATAGATCTTAGGCATAGATTTACTTCAGAGGATAGCGAGTTTATTGAAAATTGTCTCAGTTTAGCATATGGTTGGGAGTAGCGTTTTCATTATAAAGATGTATCACATCACGATCCGTTGTTCAAACCAAATCACACTAACGTTATGGAAGTTCCTGGATCATTTGAAATAAGATTAGTACCAAAAGCAACCTCtgatttcataaaataatatgGAAAATTGGCTATGGAGATTCTGTAGAGCCCTGGAAAATTGGCATGTGAAAAGCTTAATCGGGCATACTTTGAAGTATGCTGAGCCTTAGTCATATTGGCAGATTGCAGAACattcaaattataaattaaGGAGGGGTGACAACAGCACAGCATTGGATATCTAAACAAGGATAAAAAAATGAATGTCTAGCAgtgaaaaattatatatgtttcACAAGAAAAGGTTGAAATTGTACAATTCAGTCTAAAGGTGTTGGACTTCTTTAATCGCATTTATTCTTAATCTTTGAATCAAGACTGGGTTGCGTAAAGATGTCAAAACACTAATAGGTCTCTTGCAAGTTTCCAAGGTCTTGAAAAAAATGAGCATGAAACCAAAGTTCTAACATGATAATACATAAGGCTGTCTAGAAAACATGATTTCTGAAATAATTTAATTATGATTAGGTTTTTGAAgaagaaataacaaaataagAGATTTCACTCATTGGAAAAGGGCCATAATTGGTGGTGcttcatatattaaaatataaacaaagaTCAAAGAGCGTAGGTGGAAGATGACTCCTTAGAAGGTGGCCGACGCAGATGTCAAGCTGAAAGAAGTCCAGAAATAAGATAGCAGCAAAAAAAGAAACACGAGCAGTTTAAGGAGTATACTTCCTTCTTACACTACGCCACAGACCCTAGTACGTATGAGTTGAGGAGGCTAAAAGACATAGGACTAATGCTTACAGGAAAGGTGAATAACAGAATTATGGCAAATTTTAGGATTGGATTTGTCTTTCTAAAATGAACAATATCTGAAAAAAGCACAATTTTGTAATCATAGTGTATGTTGACTGCTGGTTTGCTTCATTTAGGGGTGCATATCAACAATTAGATACATAATATCTGTGCATCACATATCAGTAAGAAGAAACCAAGCTAGTTTAACTGCTCACCAACCTGACCATCTCTTTATCTTTTAATTTATTATCAACTAAAACCAGATAAATTCTTCAAAAAAGgttatgtttttttcttttttaaagaaaagataatgaatATTGCTCCTTATCCTAAACTCACCTTCTATATGATCATTTTCAGTTTGTGTTTGGATCTTGAACCATGTTGGGGTAGCCATCCTATAGATTTTGCATGACTGGCAGGGGGAAGATATCATATATATTACTACTAGTTGGAAATTAATTCCATATTAATTGGGACGAAACAACCTATTTGCATTTGTTACAACATAGTTCGATATACATGATTTTTCTGGCCCCTGGCCATCCCTGATATAGATATCTAAAACTATGTACTTTAGTTTTACATTTATATTTGACTTGATTGTTTGTTTCTTTCCCTTGTCAAGACATTATATTGTAATGCAAGCCGGACGTTTGTTTAAGATTGCTTTGGTATTTTACATTGCTTTATGTATGGTATAGTATTCTCTACACCATATGCTAAGCATTACTTTTTCAAGCAAATTTAAGTATGCTCAACTCCATCTGATGCACTATAGAGATGTGTACAAGGCCATAGTGGTTGAAGAAGCAAATCTATGTAACactattttgagaaaaaaaaacaacaacgaAGGAGAGTCATGCCGAGAAAGAACCTAGTCTTGTATAAGCTTCAATCAGCTATGATGCAGCTTAGCATGCCCTGATCTTTTGTCAGTCTAATGTTTTTAGCAAACTATATCAGTCTAGTTTGGataaagagcaaaaaaaaaaaaaatcttgaaattccaaaatattttaaattattcaaGGCTCTATGAATCGGAAACACAAAACAAATCAGATGACCTGAAGATCTGAAGCATGAATTGGAAAGGGGATTTTGCATGTATccgaaaatcttttgaagatcTTGGCTTTAGGTCAGATGGATGTTGCATCTATTCTCTGCAGCAAAAAGCAAATTTCTCATGGGGAGCAGAAATTATATCAGGATGATTAACAACATAATTGATGCTCTTGGAAGTTTTCTTGACGCCCCCTACAATCCCCTCCATCAAAACAAAACCTCTAAACCCACCATGACAACATCATCGTGCTGCATGTAACCTTTGTTAAGAGTACAAGAACTACTAAAAGGCCATTAATTAATACCACATCTATATACTATGTCTTATTCGAAACGTAAATAAGAGCTCACCCTGAGCACTCCATCCATCTATATACTTGTGTTGATGGCCATGACCGATCGAATTCCTCCTTTGATATTTTATGCAATTCCTCTCCCTTATCAGTGTTGTCTCCTTCGCTTAGTACGGCGGCCGTGCATGAGTCCATGCGAAGGCGTCGTGGCCAAACTGCGCACCATTGAGTGCCAAATTCGGCGGCAAATTGAAAATAGGAAGAGACGACGGGTCCGGAAGCCCACCTGGACCTCCACCTCCGGCCATCCCCGGTAGCGACCCGCCCGGCAGCGGCCCTGGTCCTCCTTCCCCTGgaaccccctcctcctcctcctcctcctcctctaatGGCAACCTCTCGTAGGTTGCGTTCGCGAAGGTCGAGGCAACCACCATAACGGGCCCTGCAGCAATTAGGGAGCCCACGACGCTGCCCCCCACCACCTGCCCCTGCCCGCCGGCCAGGTACACTGTCAGCCCCGTGGACCCTGGCGGTGAAGGGCCAGGCAGGAACGTCCCCGTGAGGGAGAGGATCTCGAACCGGCCATGGAGAGCCACCACCGCGCCCGGAGCAGCTGGCTGGCGGAGGGCTGCGTTGGCCACCGTGCCGGCGCCGCTGAGCACGCAGACACCACGCTGGCGGCGGCGAGCGAACTGGGCGATGGCGTCCGCGACATCTGCGCCGCCTGCGACCTCCATGACATGACTGCGGAGTGCGTTGGGGCTGTCCCGGGTTACGAAAATGGGGGGCTTCGGCTTGTTCTTGGAACCTGCGGGGCGGCCGCGGGGCCTGCGGGCGCCGGCCACGATGGCGCCCTCCTTTGACTCGCTGCTGTTGTCCCTCTCCTCATCGTCGTTAGGAGCCGTAGCGCTGCCACCAGGATCGGCTTCTTTCGGCGGGGGTGTCTCCTGACTCTTGGGACCAGGGGAGCTGGAGGCCGGTTCGGCTCCCGGGAGGCCCAAGTGGCCATGCCACCAAAGGTTCGCCAGCTTGTCGGAATATAGAgagtctcttcttcttcttcttctgctgctgctgctgctgcttctgcTTCTTCTTGCCCTCTTCCTCCGGTTTTATTccacttgatttcttcttttgcttctattttccttctcttccttctaaTCGAACTTTTATCTCTCTAAGCATGTGCACATGAATCAAATATTGAGAAAAGAAAGCCCTCTGGAGAAAACATGGGGGAAAAAGAAACAAGGGAGTTCTATTAGCTTTTTTGGCTGTAGGAGAGCTTAAGGAGGAAGAgctaagaggaagaagaattatTATCCATGGGTTACATTATGGAGAGAAGTTTAGCAACTAGAAAGAGCTGCCATCATGGGAGACCAAGGAAAAGGATTGTTTTCCTTTAATATTCTTGGGCTACCCTTATTATATATCGAGCAGACACAGAAGAAGGTGGTGTCGGAGAAGGCTATTCTTTCTTTTGCTCCTGTTCAACACTAAAATACAAGCCAAGTGGAGCAAAGAAATTGaccccagagagagagagagagagagagagagagagaggagagagtctATTGTTTAGAGATATCCTTGACCCTTTGGAGTCGAGTTGGTGAGGTGATGTTGGTGATGTGAAGGTGGGTGGGTGCCATGAACTTGCATCGAAGGTGGAATGGGAGAAGAGTGGAGTATGGTGGAGATTAGGGTTTCTTGTAGGAACGCGTGCCCGTGGGCAGGTGGAGACCACGTCCCTTTCTCAAACTTCGACATCCCAACCACACTAACGCGCGCGCGGGCACGCACAGGACCTATCTGTTTACTTTCTTTTTAGTGTTCCTACTACTTCTAACCCACCACAGAGCAAACCCTCCTCTCGTCTCCCCTCCATAGGAGCAGCCTTCTGAAACTAGTACTATTCATCAAATTAACACTTCTTTATCTATGTACTTCTGACCTGAGTTGTAAAAATTGGTAGAGAGAGAGAACCTAGAGAGTCGCAACTTCAAGTTtactatataaaatataataaaaatattttatatatccatCGTTTCCAGGTGctcttcaattattttttagCTGTCTATATGGTAAAGGCAGTAAGAGTTTTGAAAGGACGGAGTACAAATGGAGCTTGTCGGCCTTGAGTAATCTGTACTAAGTCCAGCGAAGAGCCCAAGACCAACAcctgaagaagggaaaaaaaaggttTAAGTGAAGGGGGAGATGCTGATCATACG
Proteins encoded in this window:
- the LOC103705570 gene encoding AT-hook motif nuclear-localized protein 20; this translates as NRRKRARRSRSSSSSSRRRRRRDSLYSDKLANLWWHGHLGLPGAEPASSSPGPKSQETPPPKEADPGGSATAPNDDEERDNSSESKEGAIVAGARRPRGRPAGSKNKPKPPIFVTRDSPNALRSHVMEVAGGADVADAIAQFARRRQRGVCVLSGAGTVANAALRQPAAPGAVVALHGRFEILSLTGTFLPGPSPPGSTGLTVYLAGGQGQVVGGSVVGSLIAAGPVMVVASTFANATYERLPLEEEEEEEEGVPGEGGPGPLPGGSLPGMAGGGGPGGLPDPSSLPIFNLPPNLALNGAQFGHDAFAWTHARPPY